One genomic region from Prunus persica cultivar Lovell chromosome G3, Prunus_persica_NCBIv2, whole genome shotgun sequence encodes:
- the LOC18784207 gene encoding F-box/kelch-repeat protein At1g80440, with protein MVLISGLPDDIAYDCLIRIQYDQFPAMASVCKGWKAEVQLPEFHRLRKAGGHSQKLIVMVQSHVVSNHGVGVFKCPDSPVYRLTLCEPDLGNWSELPPLAGFATGLPMFCQLTAVGSDLVVIGGWDPMSWTISNSVFVFNFVSATWRRGADMPGGARIFFGCSSDSDRMVFVAGGHDDEKNALRSAIAYDVAKDEWISLPDMARERDECKAIFQHGKLHVIGGYCTEMQGRFERSTETFNFSTWQWDQVQDDFLLVATCPRTCVDGDDETMYMCRGGDVVKHRRGTWKFVAKLPAQVRNPACVTAWQGKVLVIGCAGFGEPHMAYILHLDNYTWTKLETPHKYSGHVQSSCHLEI; from the coding sequence ATGGTTCTGATTTCTGGTCTGCCTGACGATATAGCCTATGATTGTCTAATTCGTATCCAATATGATCAGTTCCCAGCTATGGCATCGGTTTGTAAGGGTTGGAAGGCTGAGGTTCAGCTGCCGGAGTTTCATCGGCTTAGGAAGGCTGGCGGCCATAGCCAAAAACTCATTGTGATGGTTCAATCACATGTTGTCTCAAATCATGGTGTTGGTGTTTTCAAGTGCCCGGATAGCCCGGTTTACCGGCTCACTCTTTGTGAACCGGATTTGGGTAACTGGTCTGAGTTGCCGCCGCTTGCCGGTTTTGCTACTGGGCTACCCATGTTTTGCCAACTGACAGCGGTCGGGTCGGATTTAGTGGTGATCGGGGGTTGGGATCCGATGTCATGGACCATCTCGAATTCCGTGTTTGTCTTCAACTTTGTGTCTGCCACGTGGAGGCGTGGAGCTGATATGCCAGGTGGTGCTCGGATTTTCTTTGGATGCTCGTCGGATTCGGATCGGATGGTGTTCGTTGCGGGTGGACATGATGATGAGAAGAATGCGTTGAGATCGGCAATAGCATATGACGTGGCGAAAGATGAGTGGATTTCATTGCCTGACATGGCAAGAGAACGCGACGAATGTAAGGCAATTTTCCAGCATGGCAAGCTCCATGTCATCGGTGGCTATTGTACAGAAATGCAAGGCCGTTTCGAAAGAAGCACCGAAACATTCAATTTCTCCACATGGCAATGGGACCAAGTACAAGACGACTTCTTGCTAGTCGCCACGTGTCCAAGGACATGCGTGGACGGAGATGACGAGACAATGTACATGTGTCGTGGCGGTGATGTGGTGAAACATAGACGCGGAACATGGAAATTCGTGGCGAAGCTGCCAGCTCAGGTGCGTAATCCAGCTTGTGTGACAGCATGGCAGGGCAAAGTGTTAGTGATTGGATGTGCAGGGTTTGGGGAGCCCCACATGGCTTACATACTACATTTGGACAATTACACATGGACAAAACTAGAGACCCCTCACAAGTACTCTGGTCATGTTCAGTCAAGTTGTCATTTGGAGATTTAA
- the LOC18782287 gene encoding uncharacterized protein LOC18782287 isoform X3, whose translation MNEVQSSDPVDPLQGYTGLAVFPNSGKILPDNSKPYDIGDDLQTIHTQLKSVALQQSPTKLKDQAKNIVSGTSEIPKSVNPQALKQKDAVVPEMAEENPRQQRRALGRKRARFSVKPNSSQPAMSLLPPLDIKNLKDTEELWTAYERHENAKKEIEKQMGGAVLDADQQNPSPIKRSRQPGILGRSAKYKPLYPSTDAETSENGKTSQDMLETSIHSPLNHSSQAENKDVALEEVDLAGATAKADKELGEILHDLLSKNCEDLEGDGAVSLLQEHLKIKPIKMKKLSLPEFPSIRKVDYRSSRRTLPKPTNVLTDIDNLVKGIRSKTPAKRKQGAEGSIHLASPTPPKSPFASISALKKRILQSNPSSDPFSADDIDRFLETNPSLVENGNKQSELVDTREQATISDKLKLIKQTDNFEVPTGSPEVAIEEFSHAFERSMSGDSSKHGESIVVGSSRSHLEMEDNIGSNNMDIRVMDGPLSRPDADTDTWENGGNDGDKVEDTLEEALDSAEPELNVSVSTLEKSNGTQNELDQLHSTEVEEHPTDGLSRNLDTGPETHNERIQEHSGALLNEQIKANSRPRRKQKSKEVSKRQSREAVDEDPADGRSRNLDSGSETHNEIMQEPSGASLNQQIKANSPQQRKRKSKEVSKRQSLAGAGTLWQSGVRRSTRIKTRPLEFWKGERLLFGRIHESLPTVIGMKYASPGKGDGKAPLKVKSFVSDKYKELVELAALH comes from the exons ATGAACGAGGTTCAGAGCTCCGACCCAGTGGACCCGCTGCAGGGTTACACAGGCCTCGCCGTCTTCCCAAATAGCGGGAAAATCTTACCGGACAATTCCAAGCCCTACGACATCGGCGACGACCTCCAAACCATCCATACTCAACTCAAGTCCGTG GCCTTACAACAGAGTCCAACTAAACTTAAAGATCAGGCGAAAAACATTGTAAGTGGTACTTCGGAAATTCCGAAGTCTGTTAATCCACAAGCATTGAAACAGAAAGATGCAGTTGTTCCTGAAATGGCTGAGGAAAACCCTCGACAGCAAAGACGAGCCTTGGGTCGTAAACGGGCTCGTTTCTCTGTGAAGCCTAATTCCAG TCAACCTGCTATGAGTCTGCTACCACCTTTGGATATCAAAAACTTGAAAGACACTGAGGAATTATGGACAGCCTATGAGAGGCATGAGA AtgctaaaaaagaaatagagaaGCAGATGGGTGGTGCTGTGTTGGATGCAGATCAGCAGAATCCATCCCCGATTAAACGGAGCCGTCAACCAGGAATTTTGGG GAGGTCAGCTAAATATAAGCCTCTCTATCCATCGACCGATGCTGAAACTAGTGAGAATGGTAAAACCTCTCAAGATATGCTTGAAACAAGCATTCACAGTCCATTGAATCACAGCTCACAAGCAGAAAACAAAGATGTTGCATTGGAGGAGGTGGATTTAGCTG GTGCAACAGCTAAGGCAGATAAAGAACTGGGTGAAATTTTACATGACCTGCTGTCTAAAAATTGTGAAGATCTAGAAGGGGATGGGGCGGTCAGTCTTTTACAGGAGCACTTGAAGATCAAGCCTattaaaatgaagaaattaagCCTCCCAGAATTCCCAAGTATCCGCAAGGTTGATTATAGGTCTTCAAGAAGAACCTTGCCAAAGCCTACAAATGTCTTGACAGACATAGATAACTTGGTTAAAGGGATACGCAGTAAAACACCTGCTAAGCGCAAACAGGGGGCAGAAGGGTCTATTCATTTAGCTTCTCCAACACCACCAAAGAGCCCTTTTGCTTCAATTTCGGCTCTAAAGAAGAGGATTTTACAGTCAAATCCATCAAGTGATCCATTTTCagctgatgatattgataggTTTCTAGAGACAAATCCTTCTTTAGTTGAGAATGGCAACAAACAATCTGAGCTGGTTGACACAAGAGAGCAAGCGACCATTTCTGATAAGTTGAAGTTAATTAAACAAACTGATAATTTTGAAGTCCCGACAGGTTCACCTGAAGTGGCTATTGAAGAATTCAGTCATGCATTTGAAAGATCTATGAGTGGAGATTCAAGTAAACATGGTGAGAGTATTGTTGTTGGCTCAAGTAGATCTCATCTTGAAATGGAGGATAACATTGGAAGCAACAATATGGATATCAGGGTTATGGATGGTCCATTAAGTAGGCCTGATGCTGACACAGATACTTGGGAAAATGGGGGCAATGATGGGGACAAG GTGGAAGACACACTGGAGGAAGCACTGGATAGTGCAGAACCTGAACTTAATGTGTCAGTGTCAACTTTGGAAAAGTCGAACGGCACTCAGAATGAATTAG ATCAATTACATTCAACAGAAGTTGAGGAGCATCCAACAGATGGTCTCTCCAGAAACCTAGACACTGGTCCAGAGACACACAACGAG AGAATACAAGAGCATTCTGGAGCATTATTGAATGAACAGATCAAAGCAAACTCACGTCCACGCAGAAAGCAGAAGAGTAAAGAAGTTTCTAAAAGGCAAAGTCGAGAAG CAGTTGATGAGGATCCAGCGGATGGTCGGTCCAGAAACCTGGACAGTGGTTCAGAGACACACAATGAG ATAATGCAAGAGCCTTCTGGAGCATCATTGAATCAACAGATCAAAGCAAACTCGCCTCAGCAAAGAAAACGGAAGAGTAAAGAAGTTTCTAAAAGGCAAAGTCTAGCAG GGGCTGGTACATTGTGGCAATCTGGGGTAAGGCGAAGCACGAGGATCAAGACTAGACCTTTGGAGTTTTGGAAAGGGGAACGGTTGTTATTTGGACGTATACACGAGA GTCTGCCAACAGTAATTGGGATGAAGTACGCCTCTCCAGGAAAGGGTGACGGAAAAGCCCCTCTGAAGGTGAAGTCCTTTGTGTCTGATAAATACAAAGAGCTTGTTGAGCTAGCAGCTTTGCATTGA
- the LOC18782287 gene encoding uncharacterized protein LOC18782287 isoform X4 yields MNEVQSSDPVDPLQGYTGLAVFPNSGKILPDNSKPYDIGDDLQTIHTQLKSVALQQSPTKLKDQAKNIVSGTSEIPKSVNPQALKQKDAVVPEMAEENPRQQRRALGRKRARFSVKPNSSQPAMSLLPPLDIKNLKDTEELWTAYERHENAKKEIEKQMGGAVLDADQQNPSPIKRSRQPGILGRSAKYKPLYPSTDAETSENGKTSQDMLETSIHSPLNHSSQAENKDVALEEVDLAGATAKADKELGEILHDLLSKNCEDLEGDGAVSLLQEHLKIKPIKMKKLSLPEFPSIRKVDYRSSRRTLPKPTNVLTDIDNLVKGIRSKTPAKRKQGAEGSIHLASPTPPKSPFASISALKKRILQSNPSSDPFSADDIDRFLETNPSLVENGNKQSELVDTREQATISDKLKLIKQTDNFEVPTGSPEVAIEEFSHAFERSMSGDSSKHGESIVVGSSRSHLEMEDNIGSNNMDIRVMDGPLSRPDADTDTWENGGNDGDKVEDTLEEALDSAEPELNVSVSTLEKSNGTQNELDQLHSTEVEEHPTDGLSRNLDTGPETHNERIQEHSGALLNEQIKANSRPRRKQKSKEVSKRQSREVDEDPADGRSRNLDSGSETHNEIMQEPSGASLNQQIKANSPQQRKRKSKEVSKRQSLAGAGTLWQSGVRRSTRIKTRPLEFWKGERLLFGRIHESLPTVIGMKYASPGKGDGKAPLKVKSFVSDKYKELVELAALH; encoded by the exons ATGAACGAGGTTCAGAGCTCCGACCCAGTGGACCCGCTGCAGGGTTACACAGGCCTCGCCGTCTTCCCAAATAGCGGGAAAATCTTACCGGACAATTCCAAGCCCTACGACATCGGCGACGACCTCCAAACCATCCATACTCAACTCAAGTCCGTG GCCTTACAACAGAGTCCAACTAAACTTAAAGATCAGGCGAAAAACATTGTAAGTGGTACTTCGGAAATTCCGAAGTCTGTTAATCCACAAGCATTGAAACAGAAAGATGCAGTTGTTCCTGAAATGGCTGAGGAAAACCCTCGACAGCAAAGACGAGCCTTGGGTCGTAAACGGGCTCGTTTCTCTGTGAAGCCTAATTCCAG TCAACCTGCTATGAGTCTGCTACCACCTTTGGATATCAAAAACTTGAAAGACACTGAGGAATTATGGACAGCCTATGAGAGGCATGAGA AtgctaaaaaagaaatagagaaGCAGATGGGTGGTGCTGTGTTGGATGCAGATCAGCAGAATCCATCCCCGATTAAACGGAGCCGTCAACCAGGAATTTTGGG GAGGTCAGCTAAATATAAGCCTCTCTATCCATCGACCGATGCTGAAACTAGTGAGAATGGTAAAACCTCTCAAGATATGCTTGAAACAAGCATTCACAGTCCATTGAATCACAGCTCACAAGCAGAAAACAAAGATGTTGCATTGGAGGAGGTGGATTTAGCTG GTGCAACAGCTAAGGCAGATAAAGAACTGGGTGAAATTTTACATGACCTGCTGTCTAAAAATTGTGAAGATCTAGAAGGGGATGGGGCGGTCAGTCTTTTACAGGAGCACTTGAAGATCAAGCCTattaaaatgaagaaattaagCCTCCCAGAATTCCCAAGTATCCGCAAGGTTGATTATAGGTCTTCAAGAAGAACCTTGCCAAAGCCTACAAATGTCTTGACAGACATAGATAACTTGGTTAAAGGGATACGCAGTAAAACACCTGCTAAGCGCAAACAGGGGGCAGAAGGGTCTATTCATTTAGCTTCTCCAACACCACCAAAGAGCCCTTTTGCTTCAATTTCGGCTCTAAAGAAGAGGATTTTACAGTCAAATCCATCAAGTGATCCATTTTCagctgatgatattgataggTTTCTAGAGACAAATCCTTCTTTAGTTGAGAATGGCAACAAACAATCTGAGCTGGTTGACACAAGAGAGCAAGCGACCATTTCTGATAAGTTGAAGTTAATTAAACAAACTGATAATTTTGAAGTCCCGACAGGTTCACCTGAAGTGGCTATTGAAGAATTCAGTCATGCATTTGAAAGATCTATGAGTGGAGATTCAAGTAAACATGGTGAGAGTATTGTTGTTGGCTCAAGTAGATCTCATCTTGAAATGGAGGATAACATTGGAAGCAACAATATGGATATCAGGGTTATGGATGGTCCATTAAGTAGGCCTGATGCTGACACAGATACTTGGGAAAATGGGGGCAATGATGGGGACAAG GTGGAAGACACACTGGAGGAAGCACTGGATAGTGCAGAACCTGAACTTAATGTGTCAGTGTCAACTTTGGAAAAGTCGAACGGCACTCAGAATGAATTAG ATCAATTACATTCAACAGAAGTTGAGGAGCATCCAACAGATGGTCTCTCCAGAAACCTAGACACTGGTCCAGAGACACACAACGAG AGAATACAAGAGCATTCTGGAGCATTATTGAATGAACAGATCAAAGCAAACTCACGTCCACGCAGAAAGCAGAAGAGTAAAGAAGTTTCTAAAAGGCAAAGTCGAGAAG TTGATGAGGATCCAGCGGATGGTCGGTCCAGAAACCTGGACAGTGGTTCAGAGACACACAATGAG ATAATGCAAGAGCCTTCTGGAGCATCATTGAATCAACAGATCAAAGCAAACTCGCCTCAGCAAAGAAAACGGAAGAGTAAAGAAGTTTCTAAAAGGCAAAGTCTAGCAG GGGCTGGTACATTGTGGCAATCTGGGGTAAGGCGAAGCACGAGGATCAAGACTAGACCTTTGGAGTTTTGGAAAGGGGAACGGTTGTTATTTGGACGTATACACGAGA GTCTGCCAACAGTAATTGGGATGAAGTACGCCTCTCCAGGAAAGGGTGACGGAAAAGCCCCTCTGAAGGTGAAGTCCTTTGTGTCTGATAAATACAAAGAGCTTGTTGAGCTAGCAGCTTTGCATTGA
- the LOC18782287 gene encoding uncharacterized protein LOC18782287 isoform X2, with translation MNEVQSSDPVDPLQGYTGLAVFPNSGKILPDNSKPYDIGDDLQTIHTQLKSVALQQSPTKLKDQAKNIVSGTSEIPKSVNPQALKQKDAVVPEMAEENPRQQRRALGRKRARFSVKPNSSQPAMSLLPPLDIKNLKDTEELWTAYERHENAKKEIEKQMGGAVLDADQQNPSPIKRSRQPGILGRSAKYKPLYPSTDAETSENGKTSQDMLETSIHSPLNHSSQAENKDVALEEVDLAGATAKADKELGEILHDLLSKNCEDLEGDGAVSLLQEHLKIKPIKMKKLSLPEFPSIRKVDYRSSRRTLPKPTNVLTDIDNLVKGIRSKTPAKRKQGAEGSIHLASPTPPKSPFASISALKKRILQSNPSSDPFSADDIDRFLETNPSLVENGNKQSELVDTREQATISDKLKLIKQTDNFEVPTGSPEVAIEEFSHAFERSMSGDSSKHGESIVVGSSRSHLEMEDNIGSNNMDIRVMDGPLSRPDADTDTWENGGNDGDKVEDTLEEALDSAEPELNVSVSTLEKSNGTQNELDQLHSTEVEEHPTDGLSRNLDTGPETHNERIQEHSGALLNEQIKANSRPRRKQKSKEVSKRQSREAAVDEDPADGRSRNLDSGSETHNEIMQEPSGASLNQQIKANSPQQRKRKSKEVSKRQSLAGAGTLWQSGVRRSTRIKTRPLEFWKGERLLFGRIHESLPTVIGMKYASPGKGDGKAPLKVKSFVSDKYKELVELAALH, from the exons ATGAACGAGGTTCAGAGCTCCGACCCAGTGGACCCGCTGCAGGGTTACACAGGCCTCGCCGTCTTCCCAAATAGCGGGAAAATCTTACCGGACAATTCCAAGCCCTACGACATCGGCGACGACCTCCAAACCATCCATACTCAACTCAAGTCCGTG GCCTTACAACAGAGTCCAACTAAACTTAAAGATCAGGCGAAAAACATTGTAAGTGGTACTTCGGAAATTCCGAAGTCTGTTAATCCACAAGCATTGAAACAGAAAGATGCAGTTGTTCCTGAAATGGCTGAGGAAAACCCTCGACAGCAAAGACGAGCCTTGGGTCGTAAACGGGCTCGTTTCTCTGTGAAGCCTAATTCCAG TCAACCTGCTATGAGTCTGCTACCACCTTTGGATATCAAAAACTTGAAAGACACTGAGGAATTATGGACAGCCTATGAGAGGCATGAGA AtgctaaaaaagaaatagagaaGCAGATGGGTGGTGCTGTGTTGGATGCAGATCAGCAGAATCCATCCCCGATTAAACGGAGCCGTCAACCAGGAATTTTGGG GAGGTCAGCTAAATATAAGCCTCTCTATCCATCGACCGATGCTGAAACTAGTGAGAATGGTAAAACCTCTCAAGATATGCTTGAAACAAGCATTCACAGTCCATTGAATCACAGCTCACAAGCAGAAAACAAAGATGTTGCATTGGAGGAGGTGGATTTAGCTG GTGCAACAGCTAAGGCAGATAAAGAACTGGGTGAAATTTTACATGACCTGCTGTCTAAAAATTGTGAAGATCTAGAAGGGGATGGGGCGGTCAGTCTTTTACAGGAGCACTTGAAGATCAAGCCTattaaaatgaagaaattaagCCTCCCAGAATTCCCAAGTATCCGCAAGGTTGATTATAGGTCTTCAAGAAGAACCTTGCCAAAGCCTACAAATGTCTTGACAGACATAGATAACTTGGTTAAAGGGATACGCAGTAAAACACCTGCTAAGCGCAAACAGGGGGCAGAAGGGTCTATTCATTTAGCTTCTCCAACACCACCAAAGAGCCCTTTTGCTTCAATTTCGGCTCTAAAGAAGAGGATTTTACAGTCAAATCCATCAAGTGATCCATTTTCagctgatgatattgataggTTTCTAGAGACAAATCCTTCTTTAGTTGAGAATGGCAACAAACAATCTGAGCTGGTTGACACAAGAGAGCAAGCGACCATTTCTGATAAGTTGAAGTTAATTAAACAAACTGATAATTTTGAAGTCCCGACAGGTTCACCTGAAGTGGCTATTGAAGAATTCAGTCATGCATTTGAAAGATCTATGAGTGGAGATTCAAGTAAACATGGTGAGAGTATTGTTGTTGGCTCAAGTAGATCTCATCTTGAAATGGAGGATAACATTGGAAGCAACAATATGGATATCAGGGTTATGGATGGTCCATTAAGTAGGCCTGATGCTGACACAGATACTTGGGAAAATGGGGGCAATGATGGGGACAAG GTGGAAGACACACTGGAGGAAGCACTGGATAGTGCAGAACCTGAACTTAATGTGTCAGTGTCAACTTTGGAAAAGTCGAACGGCACTCAGAATGAATTAG ATCAATTACATTCAACAGAAGTTGAGGAGCATCCAACAGATGGTCTCTCCAGAAACCTAGACACTGGTCCAGAGACACACAACGAG AGAATACAAGAGCATTCTGGAGCATTATTGAATGAACAGATCAAAGCAAACTCACGTCCACGCAGAAAGCAGAAGAGTAAAGAAGTTTCTAAAAGGCAAAGTCGAGAAG CAGCAGTTGATGAGGATCCAGCGGATGGTCGGTCCAGAAACCTGGACAGTGGTTCAGAGACACACAATGAG ATAATGCAAGAGCCTTCTGGAGCATCATTGAATCAACAGATCAAAGCAAACTCGCCTCAGCAAAGAAAACGGAAGAGTAAAGAAGTTTCTAAAAGGCAAAGTCTAGCAG GGGCTGGTACATTGTGGCAATCTGGGGTAAGGCGAAGCACGAGGATCAAGACTAGACCTTTGGAGTTTTGGAAAGGGGAACGGTTGTTATTTGGACGTATACACGAGA GTCTGCCAACAGTAATTGGGATGAAGTACGCCTCTCCAGGAAAGGGTGACGGAAAAGCCCCTCTGAAGGTGAAGTCCTTTGTGTCTGATAAATACAAAGAGCTTGTTGAGCTAGCAGCTTTGCATTGA
- the LOC18782287 gene encoding uncharacterized protein LOC18782287 isoform X1, which yields MNEVQSSDPVDPLQGYTGLAVFPNSGKILPDNSKPYDIGDDLQTIHTQLKSVALQQSPTKLKDQAKNIVSGTSEIPKSVNPQALKQKDAVVPEMAEENPRQQRRALGRKRARFSVKPNSSQPAMSLLPPLDIKNLKDTEELWTAYERHENAKKEIEKQMGGAVLDADQQNPSPIKRSRQPGILGRSAKYKPLYPSTDAETSENGKTSQDMLETSIHSPLNHSSQAENKDVALEEVDLAGATAKADKELGEILHDLLSKNCEDLEGDGAVSLLQEHLKIKPIKMKKLSLPEFPSIRKVDYRSSRRTLPKPTNVLTDIDNLVKGIRSKTPAKRKQGAEGSIHLASPTPPKSPFASISALKKRILQSNPSSDPFSADDIDRFLETNPSLVENGNKQSELVDTREQATISDKLKLIKQTDNFEVPTGSPEVAIEEFSHAFERSMSGDSSKHGESIVVGSSRSHLEMEDNIGSNNMDIRVMDGPLSRPDADTDTWENGGNDGDKVEDTLEEALDSAEPELNVSVSTLEKSNGTQNELDQLHSTEVEEHPTDGLSRNLDTGPETHNERIQEHSGALLNEQIKANSRPRRKQKSKEVSKRQSREGVYSAVDEDPADGRSRNLDSGSETHNEIMQEPSGASLNQQIKANSPQQRKRKSKEVSKRQSLAGAGTLWQSGVRRSTRIKTRPLEFWKGERLLFGRIHESLPTVIGMKYASPGKGDGKAPLKVKSFVSDKYKELVELAALH from the exons ATGAACGAGGTTCAGAGCTCCGACCCAGTGGACCCGCTGCAGGGTTACACAGGCCTCGCCGTCTTCCCAAATAGCGGGAAAATCTTACCGGACAATTCCAAGCCCTACGACATCGGCGACGACCTCCAAACCATCCATACTCAACTCAAGTCCGTG GCCTTACAACAGAGTCCAACTAAACTTAAAGATCAGGCGAAAAACATTGTAAGTGGTACTTCGGAAATTCCGAAGTCTGTTAATCCACAAGCATTGAAACAGAAAGATGCAGTTGTTCCTGAAATGGCTGAGGAAAACCCTCGACAGCAAAGACGAGCCTTGGGTCGTAAACGGGCTCGTTTCTCTGTGAAGCCTAATTCCAG TCAACCTGCTATGAGTCTGCTACCACCTTTGGATATCAAAAACTTGAAAGACACTGAGGAATTATGGACAGCCTATGAGAGGCATGAGA AtgctaaaaaagaaatagagaaGCAGATGGGTGGTGCTGTGTTGGATGCAGATCAGCAGAATCCATCCCCGATTAAACGGAGCCGTCAACCAGGAATTTTGGG GAGGTCAGCTAAATATAAGCCTCTCTATCCATCGACCGATGCTGAAACTAGTGAGAATGGTAAAACCTCTCAAGATATGCTTGAAACAAGCATTCACAGTCCATTGAATCACAGCTCACAAGCAGAAAACAAAGATGTTGCATTGGAGGAGGTGGATTTAGCTG GTGCAACAGCTAAGGCAGATAAAGAACTGGGTGAAATTTTACATGACCTGCTGTCTAAAAATTGTGAAGATCTAGAAGGGGATGGGGCGGTCAGTCTTTTACAGGAGCACTTGAAGATCAAGCCTattaaaatgaagaaattaagCCTCCCAGAATTCCCAAGTATCCGCAAGGTTGATTATAGGTCTTCAAGAAGAACCTTGCCAAAGCCTACAAATGTCTTGACAGACATAGATAACTTGGTTAAAGGGATACGCAGTAAAACACCTGCTAAGCGCAAACAGGGGGCAGAAGGGTCTATTCATTTAGCTTCTCCAACACCACCAAAGAGCCCTTTTGCTTCAATTTCGGCTCTAAAGAAGAGGATTTTACAGTCAAATCCATCAAGTGATCCATTTTCagctgatgatattgataggTTTCTAGAGACAAATCCTTCTTTAGTTGAGAATGGCAACAAACAATCTGAGCTGGTTGACACAAGAGAGCAAGCGACCATTTCTGATAAGTTGAAGTTAATTAAACAAACTGATAATTTTGAAGTCCCGACAGGTTCACCTGAAGTGGCTATTGAAGAATTCAGTCATGCATTTGAAAGATCTATGAGTGGAGATTCAAGTAAACATGGTGAGAGTATTGTTGTTGGCTCAAGTAGATCTCATCTTGAAATGGAGGATAACATTGGAAGCAACAATATGGATATCAGGGTTATGGATGGTCCATTAAGTAGGCCTGATGCTGACACAGATACTTGGGAAAATGGGGGCAATGATGGGGACAAG GTGGAAGACACACTGGAGGAAGCACTGGATAGTGCAGAACCTGAACTTAATGTGTCAGTGTCAACTTTGGAAAAGTCGAACGGCACTCAGAATGAATTAG ATCAATTACATTCAACAGAAGTTGAGGAGCATCCAACAGATGGTCTCTCCAGAAACCTAGACACTGGTCCAGAGACACACAACGAG AGAATACAAGAGCATTCTGGAGCATTATTGAATGAACAGATCAAAGCAAACTCACGTCCACGCAGAAAGCAGAAGAGTAAAGAAGTTTCTAAAAGGCAAAGTCGAGAAGGTGTTTACTCAG CAGTTGATGAGGATCCAGCGGATGGTCGGTCCAGAAACCTGGACAGTGGTTCAGAGACACACAATGAG ATAATGCAAGAGCCTTCTGGAGCATCATTGAATCAACAGATCAAAGCAAACTCGCCTCAGCAAAGAAAACGGAAGAGTAAAGAAGTTTCTAAAAGGCAAAGTCTAGCAG GGGCTGGTACATTGTGGCAATCTGGGGTAAGGCGAAGCACGAGGATCAAGACTAGACCTTTGGAGTTTTGGAAAGGGGAACGGTTGTTATTTGGACGTATACACGAGA GTCTGCCAACAGTAATTGGGATGAAGTACGCCTCTCCAGGAAAGGGTGACGGAAAAGCCCCTCTGAAGGTGAAGTCCTTTGTGTCTGATAAATACAAAGAGCTTGTTGAGCTAGCAGCTTTGCATTGA